Below is a window of Geomonas oryzisoli DNA.
CTGCCCACTCAGGCTGTAGCGCCGGACCACCCATTAAAACATGCACCATCCTGCCATGTCAAACCTTATGATTCCCGCCTGGTTTCAGCTTTTCCGCACACTGTAGCTCTTCTATGACAGCCCGGACGAGTCCCAAAGAGTAACGATTGTCACCAGTATCAGGCCCTCGGTTCTGAAGGAGAGGAGACTCATGCGCCTTGACGAAAAAGCCCTGTTCATTCATAGTGTGGCAGCGGTCCGGGACGCTGTTGTGCCGGCCGGAACCGCCGCGTCACACAGTCGTGCGCATCGGCCTGTGCGACCTGAAACCACTCCCGGGATTGCAACCATGTACCGACACAAAACCGTCTGGTCATTGGCAGCCACCGCCTTGCTTATCGCGGTCATTGCCGTTGACAACAATCATGGCACCGGCCACAGGATCTTCGCGCCAGGAAGAGAAACCGTCACCGTGGCATCGCCCGAAAAGGCATACCATGTATGGCAACACAAAGGGGTCAAGGGGAGGACGCTGGTTCTTTTCGACCGCTACCCGCACATGCACGGCCGCTTCAACTACGAGGGCGAGCCGCAACTGGAGCATTCCAACCTGATCGAGTACTCCATATTCCAGAATGTCATCCGCAAGCTCTATTTCATCGTCCCCGACGAGAACTGGGTGGAGTTTCTGCAGCAACCAACAACCAAGGTCATAAAGCCCATTGCGGGACTGGAGAGGGGCGTCTCGCTGTACGACCTGAACGGCCTCCCGATGATCGGAACCACGCCCTCGTCGCTGCCGCATATCCCCGAGCAGGTGCTGGTCTACATCAACGGCGACGTGTTCGACGCTAGACAGGCGCAGGATCTGCTCACCCGCAAAGGCATCTCCAGCGACATCACCGTCATCTACCAGGGCAACCGCAAATGAAGAGAAACGAGATAATCCTTGTCTGCCTGCTGTTCCTGCTCGCCTTCGGCCTGAGGTTCTACGACATCGGCTATCCCAGCTTCAGATGGGGCGATGAGATGGCCCACGTCCCCGCCGGAACCAACTACTGGCTCAACGGACAGTTCGAGCCCGACAACTGGGAGCATCCACCGCTGCGCCACATCATCATGTACGGTTTCCTGCAGCTTTTCGGCGACAACCCGTACGGGTGGCGCATGAGGAACATCCTGTTCGGAGCGGTCGCCTGCGTGCTCACCTACCTCTTCGCGCGCAACGTGAGCGGCGGGAGAAAAGCCGCGCTGCTGGCGGGGTTGCTGCTCGCCACCGACCCCCTGCACATCGTCATGTCCCGCTACACCTTCGAGGAGATCTACGGCGGGGCCTTCTTCCTCGCGGCGATCGTGCTCTACCAAAGGCACGCCGGGCGCAGTTGGCTCGTCGCGGCGAGCGCCTTTTTCATGGGGTGCGCCCTGGCCACCAAGTGGTACTACGTCCCCTGCTGGCTGCTGATCTACCTGCTGCTTCTGAAAGAGAACCGGAACTATCGTAGCGTGGGGACCGCGTTCTTCATCACGGCGACCTATCTCTTCATTCCGGCCAGCGTGTTCATCGGTTCCTACTACTTCTGGTTCATGCGCGGTTATGCTTTCCCCGAGTTCCTCCAGTTCATACAGGACGCCTACTTTTCGCTGCAGACCTACCGGCCGGAGAACTACAACCCGGAGATGGTCTTCTTAAGTCACACCTCCGCGCTGGAATGGTTCATCCGCTCCGTCACCGTCGGCCAGGGGACCTTCATCGGTGCCGACCGCGGCGAATTCATTCTCTACATGAACAGCCTGCCGGTCTGGATCGCCACCCTGCCGGCCATGGTCTTGCTCGCGGTTCTGGCGCAGCGCCGCAAATCGCTCGAGCTCGGCCTGCCGGTGCTGCTGTTTCTGGGGACCTACTCCCTCTTCATCGAGGTCAAGCGTCCCACCTTCATCTACTCCGCGGCGCCGCTGCTCCCCTTCGCCTTCACCGCCATAGGCTGCCTGGTCGTGGAGGTGACCGGGCGGGTCAATGCCCGTCTCTACCACCTGGTACTGGTGACGATGCTGGCCTGGAACCTGTACCTGTATCCCCTGGCTACCGCGAAGAACGTGCCGGTCGCGCCCTACCGCTACCTGCTCGACGAATCCGACGCGAAACTGTACCGGCAGTAGATCGTGGCCGCCGGCCTGTTCCGGGTCCCGCGTCCAATCAGGCCTTCAGGCAATCCCGCCGCCCTTTCATAATCCGCCCCACCGTGGTGAGTATCATACCGAACAGTCCGACCCAGAGGCTGCTGAGCACGATGATCTGGCCCGGTTCGTAGCTCACCTTCATGCTGACCCAGTAACGGACCTCCCGCGCGGAAAGGCGGTACTCGCCCGCGTCGTACATCGCCCCGAGCGGGGTCTGGCTCTTCTCGAAGGTCTGCTGGTCCGCCATGCTCAGGGGGGAACCAAGAGGCTTCACCATGAAGAAGGCTGTTCCTGATTTCGGCTGCACCGGGTCCGGACGATACGCCACCTGGAGGTCAAAGAGCGGCTTCTCGGGGGCGTACGGGAAGGTGAGGCTGCCTGGGCCGGTCTTGGTCCCGGTGGTGTAAAAGGTAGATTTGGCGTCGTGCTTGAGGCTCTGCAGCGGGATATAGGCGCCGTAAAGCTCCTTCCCCTGCTTGTCAAAAAGAACCGTCAGGACGCTGTACCCTTCCTGGTCCGGGAAGAATTTGAATCCCCTGTAATTGAGGTTCTTGGTGAGGTAGATGGTTTCCTGCTTCTTGGCCTCTCCCTCACCCACCGTTATGTCGTAGGCCCTCTTCTTCTCCACACCGTCCAGCTTGTAGCCCATGTGCATGGCATTGAGGGTGGTTTCCCCCTTGAGCCACAAGACGTTGAAGAACCTCCCCATCGACACCTGGTCGTAGCTCTGGCGCTCTCCGTTTTGGACCGTCTCCCCTTCGGTGAGCCTCATCGCCCCCCTGAAGAAGAACAGGCTGTTGTAGATTATCCCTATGAACATCGCAACGAAGCTGAGGTGGAACAGGATCATTCCGAAGGAAATCAGGGTGACCCTGCGCCCCCAGATCCTGCCGAAGAAACAGCAGGCGACGTTGACGATGAGGAACACCAGGAGGCCGTTGAACCACATGGTGTCGAAGATCATCTCGCCGGAGCGTTGCCCGCGGAACAGCGTAACGCCGACCACGCAGCAGGCCAGGATGGCCACCAGAAGGACCATGGCGAGCCTGGCGGATGCCAGGAAGTCGTAAATCGCACGCAGTGTCCTGTTTACCGGGTGAACGCGCGGTTCCAGCGGGAAGCGCTCGCCGTCGTTTTCGTTATCGGGTGCTTCTATTTTTGCCATTACAGCTTCTCCACGTTCCAGACAAGTTTGCCGCCATCCTTGACACCGTAGGCGAGCAATTTGCCGTCAGGCGAGAAGACCGGGGGGAACACCATCTCATGCACCGGGTCCTGCCGGATGATCTTGCCGTCCAGGTCCGAGACCACAACGAAACGTTTGCCTTCATGGCGGACCCGGTAGACCACCCGCTTGCCATCCGGACTAAAAGTCGGGCCGGTGACCTTGTCAAACCTCGGCCCTTCCTTGCCGTTCACCACGGCGAAGATGCTCTTCCCGGTCACGCCAGGGGTCACCTTGCGGCCGAGGTACACGCGGCCCTTGCCGTCCTTGCTGTACGCCAGTTCGCCAACCTCGTCGTAGCGCCGGACGTCAGGCTCGCT
It encodes the following:
- a CDS encoding phospholipid carrier-dependent glycosyltransferase, producing the protein MKRNEIILVCLLFLLAFGLRFYDIGYPSFRWGDEMAHVPAGTNYWLNGQFEPDNWEHPPLRHIIMYGFLQLFGDNPYGWRMRNILFGAVACVLTYLFARNVSGGRKAALLAGLLLATDPLHIVMSRYTFEEIYGGAFFLAAIVLYQRHAGRSWLVAASAFFMGCALATKWYYVPCWLLIYLLLLKENRNYRSVGTAFFITATYLFIPASVFIGSYYFWFMRGYAFPEFLQFIQDAYFSLQTYRPENYNPEMVFLSHTSALEWFIRSVTVGQGTFIGADRGEFILYMNSLPVWIATLPAMVLLAVLAQRRKSLELGLPVLLFLGTYSLFIEVKRPTFIYSAAPLLPFAFTAIGCLVVEVTGRVNARLYHLVLVTMLAWNLYLYPLATAKNVPVAPYRYLLDESDAKLYRQ
- a CDS encoding cytochrome c biogenesis protein ResB translates to MAKIEAPDNENDGERFPLEPRVHPVNRTLRAIYDFLASARLAMVLLVAILACCVVGVTLFRGQRSGEMIFDTMWFNGLLVFLIVNVACCFFGRIWGRRVTLISFGMILFHLSFVAMFIGIIYNSLFFFRGAMRLTEGETVQNGERQSYDQVSMGRFFNVLWLKGETTLNAMHMGYKLDGVEKKRAYDITVGEGEAKKQETIYLTKNLNYRGFKFFPDQEGYSVLTVLFDKQGKELYGAYIPLQSLKHDAKSTFYTTGTKTGPGSLTFPYAPEKPLFDLQVAYRPDPVQPKSGTAFFMVKPLGSPLSMADQQTFEKSQTPLGAMYDAGEYRLSAREVRYWVSMKVSYEPGQIIVLSSLWVGLFGMILTTVGRIMKGRRDCLKA